One part of the Paenibacillus silvisoli genome encodes these proteins:
- a CDS encoding TrkH family potassium uptake protein, whose protein sequence is MAGNEASIPLADAHKQSKKISAPRIIILGFAVLIVVGMILLALPVSSVSGNSIGWIDALFISTSAVCVTGLSVVDVPSTFTTFGELVILVLVQIGGLGFMVFGVLFAIVIGKKIGLRERLLIQQSINSNSTQGVVRLAINIFLIALIIESMAAFVLALRWSGEYGTARAIYYGIFHAISAFNNAGFSLWSDSLMQYVGDPTVNIVITLLFIFGGLGFTVILDILKKRNWKDLSLHSKIVLTTNAVLITAGTFLILCMELLNPETFGPLAWQERLWASYFQGVVTRTAGFNSIDLTAMLPTSQLLMIILMFIGGSSGSTAGGIKTNTFAVLIMTVYAIIRGREDVEIYKRRLATDFILRALAVIIISLGVVLVCAIILTITERHTDHDFMDILFEATSAFGTVGMTLGLTGKLTFAGKLVIIATMFIGRLGPLTMAYAMTRSSKKQYYRYPEEKLMIG, encoded by the coding sequence ATGGCTGGAAATGAAGCAAGCATTCCATTAGCGGATGCACATAAACAATCGAAAAAGATATCGGCGCCAAGAATAATTATTCTAGGTTTTGCCGTTTTAATTGTCGTGGGTATGATCCTTCTTGCCTTACCTGTATCGTCGGTTTCTGGAAACAGCATAGGATGGATCGATGCTCTCTTTATCTCCACCTCTGCCGTTTGTGTAACAGGGTTATCCGTCGTGGATGTTCCGTCAACCTTTACAACATTCGGAGAGCTGGTCATCCTTGTGCTGGTTCAAATCGGCGGCCTTGGGTTCATGGTATTCGGGGTGCTGTTTGCGATTGTGATCGGCAAGAAGATTGGCTTGCGGGAGAGACTGCTTATTCAGCAGTCCATTAATTCCAATTCTACGCAAGGTGTGGTCAGGCTGGCGATAAACATTTTTCTCATTGCGCTTATTATTGAATCCATGGCTGCCTTCGTGTTGGCATTGCGATGGTCAGGAGAGTATGGAACGGCCAGAGCCATTTACTACGGTATTTTCCATGCAATATCGGCATTTAATAATGCCGGCTTCTCGTTATGGTCTGACAGCCTGATGCAGTACGTAGGCGACCCAACCGTTAATATTGTAATCACGCTTTTGTTTATTTTTGGCGGACTCGGCTTCACGGTTATTCTTGATATTCTGAAAAAACGCAATTGGAAGGATTTGTCCCTGCATAGCAAAATCGTTCTTACAACTAATGCGGTACTAATCACTGCCGGAACCTTTCTGATCTTATGCATGGAACTGCTCAATCCGGAAACATTCGGCCCGCTAGCCTGGCAGGAGCGTTTATGGGCAAGCTACTTCCAAGGCGTGGTCACGCGAACGGCCGGATTTAATTCGATAGATCTTACAGCAATGCTGCCGACATCTCAATTGCTTATGATTATTCTGATGTTTATCGGAGGTTCGTCGGGATCCACTGCCGGCGGAATCAAAACGAATACATTTGCCGTATTGATTATGACCGTCTATGCCATTATCAGGGGCAGAGAAGACGTTGAGATTTACAAGAGACGGCTGGCAACCGATTTTATTTTGCGAGCGTTGGCCGTAATCATTATTTCGCTTGGCGTCGTTCTTGTTTGTGCCATTATCCTAACGATAACAGAGCGGCATACCGATCACGATTTTATGGATATCCTTTTCGAGGCTACATCCGCATTTGGCACCGTAGGCATGACATTAGGTTTAACGGGCAAGCTGACTTTTGCCGGGAAGCTCGTTATCATAGCAACAATGTTTATTGGCCGGCTTGGACCTCTAACTATGGCTTATGCGATGACAAGATCATCCAAAAAGCAATATTACCGTTATCCGGAGGAGAAGTTGATGATCGGCTAA
- a CDS encoding glycine betaine ABC transporter substrate-binding protein: MKNWGLALSAVVLAATLSGCTESKETKEIKLAYVAWDSEIASTNVVKYVLESKLNYKVELMQVDAGPMWAGIADGSADAMVAAWLPTTHASYLEKYGKELEDLGPNLNGTKTGLVVPSYMKENSIEDLKQGEIGDKVDHKIIGIEPGAGIMSSTEQALKDYGLDADWQLVESSSAAMATELQKAFDAKKPIIVTGWTPHWMFAKMELKYLTDSKGVYGGDEKIHTMVRKGLKEDMSDAYKMLDQFQWNPDDMAEVMVEIQGGKSPEDASKAWVDAHEKEVKVWLEGI; encoded by the coding sequence ATGAAAAATTGGGGTTTGGCCTTATCCGCTGTTGTCTTGGCAGCTACTTTATCCGGATGTACGGAGTCGAAGGAAACCAAGGAAATCAAGTTAGCTTACGTTGCTTGGGATTCTGAAATCGCAAGCACGAACGTAGTGAAGTACGTATTGGAATCGAAGCTGAACTATAAGGTAGAGCTCATGCAGGTGGATGCAGGGCCTATGTGGGCCGGAATCGCGGACGGCAGCGCCGACGCTATGGTAGCGGCCTGGCTGCCGACGACGCACGCTTCCTATTTGGAGAAATACGGAAAGGAACTGGAAGATCTCGGGCCAAACTTGAACGGAACGAAGACAGGTCTAGTCGTGCCCAGCTACATGAAGGAAAATTCGATTGAGGACTTGAAGCAAGGCGAGATCGGAGATAAAGTAGACCATAAAATTATCGGCATAGAGCCCGGTGCGGGAATCATGTCCTCCACAGAGCAGGCCCTGAAGGATTACGGTCTAGATGCGGACTGGCAGCTCGTTGAGAGCTCCTCGGCGGCTATGGCAACGGAGCTTCAGAAAGCTTTCGATGCGAAGAAACCAATTATCGTCACTGGCTGGACCCCTCACTGGATGTTCGCAAAGATGGAGCTTAAATATTTAACTGACTCCAAAGGAGTCTATGGCGGGGACGAGAAGATCCATACGATGGTTCGCAAAGGGCTAAAAGAAGATATGTCGGACGCTTACAAGATGCTCGATCAATTCCAATGGAATCCTGACGACATGGCTGAAGTAATGGTGGAGATCCAAGGAGGCAAGTCACCAGAGGACGCCTCGAAAGCCTGGGTAGATGCTCACGAGAAGGAAGTAAAAGTTTGGCTCGAAGGGATTTAA